From Scytonema millei VB511283, the proteins below share one genomic window:
- a CDS encoding non-ribosomal peptide synthetase: MTSIGSLDNISEEVFVFPASFAQQRLWFLDRLFPATSFYNVPTTVRLSGVLDLKALEESFNEIVRRHEILRTNFGVQEGQPVQLITPHSKVFLKISDLQQLPASEREAAAQQAIAREIQQPFNLDRGSLLRVMLLQLDESEYVLVINLHHIVFDEWSIAILIRELELLYSAFSRGKPSPLPELSIQYADFAHWQRQWLQGEVLESQLSYWRSQLQNLSVLEVESNRCRPKERGDRGAIELIELPQDLSQALLALSHQEGVTLFMTLLAAFQVLLYRYTGQTDIAVGSPIANRNRRELEDLIGFFANSLVLRTDLSGNPSFRELLARVRQVTVEAYAHQDLPFEKLVEELHPERQGSRNPLFQVVFALQNAPIEQLTLPKLSLSSFKVETTTARFDLEFYLWECAENFRSLWGDGWQQSEGLRGVLVYNTELFEPSAIARMLTHFQTLLTGVVTDPDTNLADLPILSAAEQHQLVEWNQTGRSYPERCIHQLFELQVKQSPNAIAVSFGERQYTYHELNSGSNQLAHYLRKLGVGCETLVGICMEPSPMAIASLLGILKAGAAYVPLDPTYPPDRLQFMVEDAQVSVLVTQQALAPLFKLSWGDRNLKIVCLEKDWEAIALESEQNPSDRTTVDNLAYVIYTSGSTGTPKGVAVSHRAVNRLVCNTNYITLEPGDKVAQCANLSFDAATFEIWGALLNGAQLVGCDREVMLSPQKFAQEIRQQEISILFLTTALFNHMAREVPDCFRLLRYLLFGGEAVDVRWVKAVKQHGAPAHLLHVYGPTENTTFTSWYEVQDVPEAATSIPIGRPVANTQIYLLDAHLKPVPIGVTGEIYIGGDGLAKEYLNRPQLTDERFVCKSRESGVVGAVFFEDPCENQRFLQLNPPVQESGNRAEEQRSRGAGESNNQPPTTNYQLPITNRLYKTGDLARYLPDGNLEFVGRTDAQIKLRGFRIELGEIETVLKQYPSVEETVVVVREDGSSDRRLVAYIVLNTKRSPQPPLKRGASEFSPSQGGLGGIGANEFPPSQRGLGGIGDLRSFLKTKLPNYMMPSAFVVLKALPLTPNGKVDRQALPSPDFTSVDLPTLAPRTSVEAQLAQLWAETLGRQVGISDDFFELGGHSLLATQLVSRIRDRLGVEVPLGVLFETPTIVAIAQYIDTIRGADRLQTSEAETSAQNREEVEF; the protein is encoded by the coding sequence ATGACTTCAATAGGATCGCTCGATAACATTTCTGAGGAAGTCTTTGTTTTTCCGGCATCGTTTGCACAACAACGGCTTTGGTTTCTCGATCGCCTATTTCCTGCTACTTCGTTTTATAATGTGCCGACGACGGTTCGTCTATCGGGCGTGCTTGATTTAAAAGCGTTAGAAGAAAGCTTTAATGAAATTGTCCGCCGTCACGAAATATTGCGTACCAACTTCGGAGTGCAAGAGGGGCAACCCGTACAACTAATTACGCCCCATTCAAAGGTATTCCTGAAGATATCCGATTTACAGCAGTTGCCGGCAAGCGAACGGGAAGCAGCAGCGCAACAGGCGATCGCGCGGGAGATCCAGCAGCCTTTTAACCTGGATCGGGGTTCTCTGCTGCGAGTAATGCTGCTACAACTAGACGAGTCAGAGTATGTTTTGGTCATCAATCTGCACCACATCGTTTTTGATGAGTGGTCGATCGCGATCCTAATTCGAGAACTAGAATTGCTCTACTCTGCTTTTAGTAGGGGTAAACCTTCCCCTTTGCCCGAACTGTCAATTCAATATGCTGACTTTGCCCACTGGCAACGACAATGGTTGCAAGGGGAAGTGCTAGAATCGCAACTATCTTACTGGCGATCGCAGTTGCAGAATTTATCCGTTCTAGAGGTCGAGAGCAATCGTTGCCGTCCAAAAGAACGAGGCGATCGGGGAGCAATTGAGTTAATAGAGTTACCACAAGACTTATCTCAAGCACTTTTGGCACTGAGTCATCAAGAAGGCGTAACGCTGTTCATGACATTACTAGCAGCGTTCCAAGTATTGTTATATCGCTATACAGGGCAGACCGATATAGCTGTAGGATCGCCAATCGCCAATCGCAATCGGCGGGAATTGGAGGATTTAATCGGCTTTTTTGCTAATAGTTTAGTTCTACGCACCGATCTATCAGGTAATCCCAGCTTTCGCGAGTTGCTGGCGAGAGTGCGACAGGTGACGGTAGAAGCCTACGCTCATCAAGATTTACCCTTTGAGAAGTTAGTAGAAGAGTTGCATCCAGAACGTCAAGGAAGCCGCAACCCATTGTTTCAAGTGGTATTTGCGCTGCAAAACGCACCTATAGAACAGCTAACGCTACCTAAACTCTCGCTCTCTTCCTTCAAAGTGGAAACAACAACCGCTCGGTTCGATCTAGAGTTTTATCTATGGGAGTGCGCCGAAAACTTTAGGAGTTTGTGGGGTGACGGGTGGCAGCAGTCGGAGGGATTGCGTGGTGTTTTAGTTTACAACACCGAGCTGTTTGAGCCAAGTGCGATCGCGCGGATGCTCACTCATTTCCAAACGTTATTAACCGGAGTCGTTACCGATCCCGACACAAATTTAGCAGATCTACCGATTTTGAGCGCCGCAGAGCAGCATCAATTAGTAGAGTGGAATCAAACTGGACGTAGTTATCCAGAGCGCTGCATTCACCAATTGTTTGAACTTCAGGTAAAACAAAGTCCAAATGCGATTGCAGTTAGCTTTGGAGAGCGGCAATATACTTATCATGAGTTGAATAGTGGTAGCAACCAACTAGCGCATTATTTGCGAAAACTAGGTGTAGGTTGCGAAACTCTGGTAGGTATCTGCATGGAACCTTCTCCAATGGCGATCGCTTCTTTACTAGGTATCCTCAAAGCCGGAGCAGCTTACGTTCCTCTAGATCCTACCTATCCCCCCGATCGCTTGCAGTTCATGGTGGAGGATGCTCAAGTATCTGTGCTGGTGACGCAACAAGCATTAGCCCCCCTTTTTAAGCTCAGTTGGGGAGATCGGAATTTAAAGATTGTTTGTTTGGAAAAGGATTGGGAAGCGATCGCACTTGAAAGCGAGCAGAACCCAAGCGATCGAACAACCGTAGATAACCTTGCCTACGTAATTTATACTTCTGGCTCCACGGGAACCCCAAAGGGCGTAGCAGTATCCCATCGAGCCGTAAATAGATTAGTATGCAACACCAACTACATCACCTTAGAACCTGGGGATAAAGTCGCTCAATGTGCCAATCTGTCATTTGATGCAGCAACCTTTGAGATTTGGGGCGCACTGCTAAATGGAGCGCAATTAGTGGGGTGCGATCGCGAAGTCATGCTTTCTCCCCAAAAGTTTGCCCAAGAGATTCGACAACAGGAAATTAGCATCCTATTTTTGACAACTGCCTTATTCAATCACATGGCGCGGGAAGTACCTGACTGTTTTCGTTTGCTGCGCTACTTGCTATTTGGGGGTGAAGCAGTTGATGTCAGGTGGGTCAAAGCAGTCAAGCAGCACGGCGCACCCGCACATTTGCTGCACGTATATGGACCGACTGAAAACACTACATTTACTTCCTGGTATGAAGTGCAAGACGTACCAGAAGCAGCAACATCAATTCCGATTGGTCGTCCTGTTGCTAACACTCAAATTTACCTACTAGATGCCCACCTAAAACCCGTACCTATTGGCGTTACAGGAGAAATTTACATTGGTGGCGATGGATTAGCAAAAGAATATTTGAATCGTCCTCAGTTGACGGATGAACGGTTTGTCTGTAAGAGTCGGGAGTCGGGAGTCGTAGGGGCGGTTTTTTTTGAAGATCCCTGTGAAAATCAAAGATTTCTGCAATTAAACCCGCCCGTACAGGAGTCGGGGAACAGAGCAGAGGAGCAGAGGAGCAGAGGAGCAGGGGAGAGTAATAACCAACCACCAACTACCAACTACCAACTACCAATTACCAATCGCCTCTACAAAACCGGAGATCTCGCCCGCTATCTTCCTGATGGCAATCTCGAATTTGTTGGTCGTACTGACGCGCAAATTAAGTTGCGAGGTTTTCGGATTGAGTTGGGCGAGATTGAAACAGTCTTGAAGCAGTATCCAAGTGTAGAAGAAACTGTTGTTGTGGTGCGGGAGGATGGGAGTAGCGATCGCCGTTTGGTTGCTTACATCGTTCTCAACACGAAGAGATCCCCCCAACCCCCCTTAAAAAGGGGGGCTAGCGAATTTTCTCCTTCGCAAGGCGGACTAGGGGGGATCGGGGCAAATGAATTCCCTCCTTCTCAAAGGGGACTAGGGGGGATCGGCGATCTGCGAAGCTTCCTCAAAACAAAACTGCCAAATTACATGATGCCTTCCGCTTTTGTAGTCTTGAAGGCTTTGCCTCTAACACCTAACGGCAAAGTAGATCGGCAGGCACTTCCCTCACCCGATTTTACTTCTGTCGATCTACCAACTCTTGCACCGCGAACGTCGGTTGAAGCTCAGTTAGCGCAGCTTTGGGCGGAAACGTTGGGGCGACAAGTAGGTATAAGCGACGATTTTTTTGAGTTGGGCGGACATTCGCTCTTAGCTACACAATTAGTTTCGAGAATACGCGATCGCCTTGGGGTAGAAGTGCCACTGGGAGTTCTATTTGAAACACCAACGATTGTAGCGATCGCGCAATATATTGATACGATCCGTGGCGCAGATCGGTTACAAACGTCTGAGGCTGAGACATCCGCTCAAAATCGCGAGGAGGTGGAATTTTGA
- a CDS encoding non-ribosomal peptide synthetase, whose protein sequence is MTSIEFLAYLRSLDIQLFVEGESLRCNAPEGVLSPQLRAKIVDRKSELIALLHQANAQIDRSPQLVRISRDCSLPLSFAQQRLWFLDRLVPNNPFYNIPFSVRLQGKLDYVALKQAFGAIVDRHEALRTNFVKLDGQPVQIVAEKVNLSLPVVDLRHLPPNERQLTAQQIATEEAQQPFNLATDLLLRVKLLQLDAAEYVLLLNLHHIVADGWSLGVLVRELGLLYTAKSESKPYPLPELPIQYADFAYWQRQWLQGQVLESQLSYWRSHLADLPILNLPTDRTRPAVQTYHGATQSLKLPKTLTQSLEALSQQASVTLFMTLLAAFQTLLHRYTGQEDIAVGSPIANRKHSQIEPLIGFFVNSLVLRVDLSNNPTFRELLERVRQVTLGAYAHQDLPFEKLVEELHPERDLSRNPLFQVVFALQNAPMQPLELPGLTLNPLKFDVTTTRFDLELHLWECDRGLNSLWEGSVDGLSGFVAYNTDLFDASTIARMLAHFQILLEGIVTNPDTRIANLPLLSAAEYHQLLVEWNQTSCDYPERCIHQLFQAQAAQSPDAVAVVFADEQLTYQQLDRRANQLAHYLQQLGVTSESLVGICSDRSLEMVVGILGIWKAGGAYIPLDPNYPSDRLKFMLDDTQVAIVLTQSSLAPLLKGGWGDRTEPGNEEPELAPLLKGGWGDRLICLDTDWETIATHSDETPNISVTTNNLAYVIYTSGSTGKPKGVLVEHRGLCNVVQAQIQIFKLQPKNRILQFSSLSFDASVFEMLLAFGVGASLYIPPKTAHLPGAELIQFLQDKAIDTTILPPAVLAVLPAAELPTLQTVISGGEAVKREIVQQWAVGRRFFNAYGPTEATIWATVAQLGATDNNDNKPSIGRPISNTQIYLLDSHLQPVPIGVVGELYISGDGLARGYLNRPQLTDERFVCLGSREDNSIHNSQLIIHNYQQPTPNSRLPTPDSRLYKTGDLARYLPDGNLEFVDRIDNQVKIRGFRIELGEIETLLLQHPTVREAVAIAHENATDKRIVAYIVPQDRDSHRFTTSDRQNFSSPTPDSLVRAHSRAPLPIPPLEQQLQHEQVKQWQNLYDQTYHQPATNSDATFNIVGWNSSYTNRPIPKKQMQQWVSDRTQQILSLQPQRVLEIGCGTGLLLFQIAPHCTGYWGTDFSSASIEYIEQQLATQPLPQVKLLQRMATDFEGLEANSFDAVILNSVVQYFPSVDYLLQVLEQAIHTVAPGGFVFIGDVRSLPLLSAFHAAVQLERADNTVSREHLQQQVQTAIFQETELAIDPAFFHALKQHLERIGHIQIQLTRGRYCNELTQFRYNVILHIESNCSSSHGQLEGSHCPPFQGGLGGSSCPPFQGGLGGSHCPPQEELARSLCPPFQGGLGGSSCPPSQEGLGRSSQLNWTQDNLNLAQVREHLVKTQPAVLKITGIPNARVVGAVKTAQWLEEATQAPKTAGKMREALEQVASSGIEPEDWWDLAAELSYTVDVSWSNADSTGCYDAIFQHQSATKNSALLPFQQQVNPTRPWKTYANDPLQTQFARHLISQLRSDLEQNLPQYMIPSAFVVLEALPLTPNGKVNRRALPAPELIKQWGADDTPRSPIEQKLANIWAELLGLKLVGLHDNFFQLGGHSLLATQLTSRIRDVFGVELPLRSVFESPQVAQLAKAIAHLQSNQPQQTPQIVPLSRDAHRRLRSSLNRDKEEGDR, encoded by the coding sequence TTGACAAGTATTGAGTTCTTAGCCTACCTCCGCTCTTTAGATATTCAGCTTTTCGTTGAGGGAGAAAGCTTGCGCTGTAACGCTCCTGAAGGGGTATTATCCCCCCAGTTACGTGCAAAAATTGTCGATCGCAAATCTGAGCTGATCGCCTTGCTGCACCAAGCAAATGCTCAAATCGATCGCTCTCCCCAGTTGGTAAGAATATCGCGCGATTGCTCTCTACCTCTGTCATTCGCTCAGCAGCGATTGTGGTTTTTGGATCGCTTAGTACCTAACAACCCTTTTTACAACATACCTTTTTCAGTTCGGCTGCAAGGGAAACTTGACTATGTGGCTTTAAAACAGGCTTTTGGGGCGATCGTCGATCGTCACGAAGCCTTGCGTACCAACTTCGTCAAGCTGGACGGGCAACCCGTTCAGATCGTTGCTGAAAAAGTCAATTTATCTCTGCCTGTTGTGGATTTGCGGCATTTACCCCCAAACGAACGACAACTCACAGCCCAGCAAATCGCTACAGAAGAAGCCCAACAGCCATTTAACCTAGCGACCGATCTGCTACTGCGAGTGAAATTGTTGCAGTTAGATGCAGCTGAATACGTCCTGTTGCTGAATCTACACCACATTGTTGCCGATGGTTGGTCGCTGGGGGTACTGGTGCGAGAACTGGGATTACTCTACACTGCTAAGAGTGAAAGCAAACCTTACCCATTACCAGAATTGCCGATCCAGTATGCCGATTTTGCCTATTGGCAACGGCAATGGCTGCAAGGGCAAGTATTGGAGTCTCAACTGTCCTACTGGCGATCGCATCTGGCAGATCTACCGATTCTGAATCTTCCCACCGATAGAACTCGCCCTGCCGTACAAACCTATCACGGTGCAACACAAAGCCTAAAGTTACCAAAAACTCTCACCCAGTCCCTAGAAGCCCTAAGTCAGCAAGCAAGCGTAACTCTGTTTATGACCTTGCTAGCAGCATTTCAAACGTTGCTACATCGCTATACCGGACAAGAAGATATTGCCGTTGGATCGCCCATAGCTAACCGCAAGCATAGCCAAATAGAGCCATTAATTGGCTTTTTTGTCAATAGCCTAGTGCTGCGCGTCGATCTCTCCAACAATCCCACTTTTCGAGAGCTACTGGAACGAGTGCGACAAGTGACATTAGGAGCCTATGCCCATCAAGACTTACCTTTTGAGAAGTTAGTAGAAGAGTTGCACCCAGAGCGAGACTTGAGCCGCAACCCTTTGTTTCAAGTCGTCTTTGCGCTTCAGAATGCCCCGATGCAACCCTTAGAGTTACCTGGGTTAACGTTGAACCCATTGAAGTTTGACGTGACTACCACGCGATTCGATCTAGAGTTGCATTTGTGGGAGTGCGATCGCGGGTTGAATAGTTTGTGGGAAGGATCGGTAGATGGACTGAGCGGTTTCGTAGCATACAACACCGATCTATTTGATGCATCCACGATCGCTCGAATGCTAGCTCACTTCCAAATCTTGTTAGAAGGCATAGTTACCAATCCCGATACACGCATTGCCAACTTACCCCTATTGAGCGCAGCAGAATACCATCAATTGTTGGTGGAATGGAATCAAACTAGCTGCGATTATCCAGAACGGTGCATTCATCAGTTATTTCAGGCACAAGCAGCGCAATCGCCCGATGCTGTTGCTGTTGTTTTTGCCGACGAGCAACTAACTTACCAGCAATTGGATCGACGTGCCAATCAATTAGCGCACTATTTACAACAATTAGGCGTGACTTCTGAATCCCTAGTAGGAATTTGTAGCGATCGCTCCCTAGAAATGGTAGTAGGTATACTGGGCATTTGGAAAGCAGGCGGAGCTTATATTCCCCTCGATCCAAATTATCCCAGCGATCGCCTAAAGTTCATGCTTGACGATACTCAAGTGGCGATCGTGCTAACCCAGAGTTCTTTAGCCCCCCTTTTGAAGGGGGGTTGGGGGGATCGGACTGAGCCTGGAAACGAAGAACCAGAATTAGCCCCCCTTTTGAAGGGGGGTTGGGGGGATCGTCTAATCTGCCTAGATACTGACTGGGAAACCATCGCCACCCACAGCGATGAAACACCCAACATCAGCGTAACAACAAATAACCTAGCTTACGTCATCTACACCTCTGGCTCGACCGGAAAACCGAAAGGAGTTTTAGTAGAGCATCGAGGACTATGTAACGTCGTCCAAGCTCAAATTCAAATATTCAAACTACAACCAAAAAATCGGATTCTACAATTTAGCTCCCTCAGTTTTGATGCGTCTGTCTTTGAAATGTTACTAGCGTTTGGAGTTGGCGCTAGCCTTTACATCCCTCCTAAAACAGCCCATTTACCAGGAGCCGAACTAATTCAATTCTTACAAGACAAGGCGATCGATACTACTATTCTCCCCCCTGCGGTTCTAGCAGTTTTACCAGCAGCAGAACTGCCCACTCTTCAAACAGTAATTTCTGGCGGTGAAGCTGTTAAACGCGAAATTGTGCAGCAATGGGCTGTAGGTCGTCGCTTTTTTAACGCCTATGGACCAACAGAAGCAACAATCTGGGCGACAGTTGCTCAGTTAGGTGCTACTGATAATAATGACAACAAGCCATCCATTGGTCGTCCCATTTCTAACACCCAAATCTATCTTTTAGACTCTCACCTCCAGCCCGTACCAATTGGAGTCGTTGGCGAATTGTACATTAGCGGTGATGGGTTAGCACGGGGCTATTTAAATCGTCCCCAGTTGACGGATGAACGGTTTGTCTGTTTAGGGAGCAGGGAGGACAATTCAATTCACAATTCACAATTGATAATTCACAATTACCAACAACCAACTCCCAACTCCCGACTCCCGACTCCCGACTCCCGTTTATATAAAACCGGAGATCTCGCCCGCTATCTTCCCGATGGCAATCTTGAATTTGTCGATCGCATTGATAATCAGGTAAAAATTCGGGGATTTCGGATTGAATTAGGCGAAATAGAAACACTACTGCTGCAACACCCAACAGTCCGAGAGGCTGTGGCGATCGCCCATGAGAATGCTACAGATAAGCGTATAGTCGCCTACATCGTACCGCAAGACAGAGATTCCCATAGATTCACTACTAGCGATCGCCAAAATTTTTCTTCCCCGACTCCCGACTCTCTTGTACGGGCGCACAGCCGTGCGCCCCTACCGATTCCCCCTCTAGAACAGCAGTTGCAGCACGAGCAAGTTAAGCAATGGCAAAATCTTTACGACCAGACTTATCATCAGCCTGCGACAAACAGCGATGCTACTTTCAACATCGTAGGCTGGAATAGTAGCTATACGAATCGACCCATTCCAAAAAAGCAAATGCAACAATGGGTGAGCGATCGCACTCAGCAGATTTTGAGTTTGCAGCCTCAGCGGGTATTAGAAATTGGTTGCGGTACGGGTTTATTGCTGTTTCAAATTGCGCCACACTGTACTGGGTATTGGGGAACTGATTTCTCATCTGCATCCATTGAATACATCGAGCAACAGTTGGCAACTCAACCATTGCCTCAAGTAAAGTTACTTCAGAGGATGGCGACTGACTTTGAAGGTCTAGAGGCAAATAGCTTTGATGCAGTGATTCTCAATTCGGTCGTGCAGTACTTTCCTAGCGTAGATTATCTCCTGCAAGTGCTGGAACAAGCAATTCACACTGTTGCCCCTGGTGGCTTTGTCTTTATTGGCGATGTACGAAGTCTCCCCTTGTTGTCAGCTTTTCATGCTGCGGTTCAATTGGAGCGGGCAGATAATACCGTAAGTCGAGAGCATCTGCAACAGCAGGTACAGACGGCGATATTTCAGGAGACGGAACTGGCGATCGATCCTGCTTTCTTTCACGCTTTGAAACAGCATTTGGAACGGATCGGTCACATCCAAATTCAGCTCACACGCGGTCGATATTGTAATGAATTAACTCAGTTTCGCTACAACGTAATTTTACATATTGAATCAAATTGCTCCTCTTCTCATGGGCAGTTAGAAGGATCTCATTGTCCCCCTTTTCAAGGGGGGTTGGGGGGATCTTCATGCCCACCTTTCCAAGGGGGGTTGGGGGGATCTCATTGCCCTCCCCAAGAAGAGTTAGCAAGATCTTTATGCCCCCCTTTCCAAGGGGGGTTGGGGGGATCTTCATGCCCGCCTTCCCAAGAAGGGTTAGGGAGATCGTCCCAACTGAATTGGACTCAAGACAATTTAAACCTTGCCCAGGTGCGCGAGCATTTAGTTAAAACTCAGCCAGCAGTACTCAAGATTACAGGAATTCCAAATGCCCGTGTCGTAGGAGCAGTCAAAACGGCTCAATGGCTAGAAGAAGCAACGCAAGCACCCAAAACCGCAGGCAAAATGCGCGAAGCATTAGAACAAGTAGCATCATCGGGTATTGAACCGGAAGATTGGTGGGATTTAGCGGCAGAACTGTCTTACACTGTTGACGTGAGTTGGTCAAATGCAGATAGTACGGGATGTTATGATGCTATCTTCCAGCATCAATCCGCCACAAAAAATAGTGCGTTATTGCCTTTTCAACAGCAGGTGAATCCAACTCGTCCTTGGAAAACTTACGCTAACGATCCTTTACAGACACAGTTTGCTCGTCACCTGATTTCCCAACTGCGAAGTGACTTAGAGCAAAACTTACCCCAGTACATGATACCTTCTGCCTTTGTAGTATTAGAAGCACTACCCCTGACACCGAATGGCAAAGTCAACCGTCGCGCCCTTCCTGCACCAGAGTTGATAAAACAATGGGGGGCTGACGATACACCGCGATCGCCCATCGAGCAGAAACTTGCGAATATTTGGGCTGAACTGCTAGGACTCAAGCTTGTAGGACTGCATGACAACTTCTTC
- a CDS encoding alpha/beta fold hydrolase, with the protein MNKSYHDCKNTRSNLILLSFFKYARDLEAVLSLAGDKRAILLGHSMGGMTILRFCRLFPEYLMITTSMVCGTHQVAC; encoded by the coding sequence TTGAACAAAAGCTACCATGACTGCAAAAATACGCGCTCAAATCTAATATTGCTAAGCTTCTTCAAATATGCGCGTGACTTAGAAGCAGTTTTATCTCTAGCGGGAGACAAACGGGCGATTTTGCTGGGACACAGCATGGGTGGCATGACCATACTTAGATTCTGTCGTTTGTTCCCAGAATATCTGATGATAACTACCTCTATGGTATGTGGTACGCACCAAGTTGCTTGCTGA
- a CDS encoding vitamin K epoxide reductase family protein, translating into MGSNLFAEDCVRMEPQQLSQELRQGQSPDMTRRRWIIGLSTLGGAMGQLVTLYQTGIVSHLPDPPGQQLFDADRVDASNYAYSRFNSPDGPLMTLNYALTAWIASAGGIDRARRNPLLPIAMGVKLLFDGVLSLELAREEWSENKALCEYCQVATFCSLVSIILAAPEVMAATRTLLGRREDVKASNTR; encoded by the coding sequence ATGGGAAGCAATTTATTTGCTGAGGATTGCGTCCGTATGGAACCACAACAACTAAGTCAAGAACTGCGTCAAGGACAAAGCCCCGATATGACTCGTCGGCGCTGGATTATTGGTTTATCTACGCTGGGTGGTGCAATGGGACAACTCGTTACACTCTACCAAACTGGAATCGTCAGCCACCTACCCGATCCTCCAGGACAACAGCTTTTTGATGCAGACCGCGTAGATGCTTCTAATTATGCCTACAGTCGCTTCAATTCGCCCGATGGACCCCTGATGACACTTAATTACGCCCTCACAGCCTGGATAGCTTCTGCTGGGGGTATAGACCGCGCCAGACGCAATCCTCTACTACCGATCGCAATGGGTGTTAAACTCTTATTCGATGGAGTCCTTTCGCTCGAACTAGCGCGGGAAGAATGGAGCGAGAACAAAGCATTGTGCGAATATTGCCAGGTGGCAACATTTTGTTCGCTGGTATCGATAATACTTGCCGCACCAGAAGTTATGGCTGCAACTCGAACTCTACTCGGTCGTCGCGAGGATGTAAAGGCAAGTAATACGCGGTAG